In Aedes albopictus strain Foshan chromosome 3, AalbF5, whole genome shotgun sequence, the following are encoded in one genomic region:
- the LOC109422522 gene encoding uncharacterized protein LOC109422522, which produces MTYCSNCFKEISSDGNRLSVTEKPLFSTVTEDQEMSRFLYRLTQEIVTSRNFSDANITRICRKHYRNSTYPDKERLVKTINDLKRKLEVQLGDLEHGSSEASSIEKRRCSCKKPKRASQHGVEEIHQDKCISVQSFNKQPGLMVNHAVQMEGSSLHQHFSPLATKHCSDPFQKCRDEISSTDSISTITTYNFSSPLYSGSPVVNPRKSLEETQTLIGQILSNPDQDDRMEDLMDSCCGRTKNSADSSADMVMRMAASDRVFLGRNDPKCPLHRCDEFGQSSAACGAAPGGCGGGCGSGLPLPRPNTVEVESPQATCCGKRKSKKAGARKDSTSGKRKNGKKDKGCEQNRCAKK; this is translated from the exons ATGACGTATTGTTCGAACTGCTTCAAAGAAATCTCCAGTGATGGGAACCGACTATCCGTTACTGAAAAACCGCTATTTAGCAC CGTAACCGAAGACCAGGAAATGTCCCGTTTCCTGTACCGTCTCACGCAAGAAATAGTAACATCCCGGAATTTTTCCGATGCCAACATCACCCGAATCTGTCGGAAACACTACCGCAACTCAACCTACCCAGACAAGGAACGACTCGTCAAAACAATCAACGACCTCAAGCGCAAGCTAGAGGTACAACTAGGAGACTTGGAGCATGGTTCATCTGAGGCATCCAGCATTGAGAAGCGTCGCTGCAGTTGCAAGAAGCCGAAACGGGCTAGCCAGCATGGGGtggaggaaattcatcaagatAAATGCATCAGCGTACAGTCATTCAACAAACAGCCGGGACTGATGGTGAACCACGCTGTACAGATGGAGGGATCATCACTCCACCAACATTTTAGTCCTTTGGCTACGAAACATTGCTCCGATCCCTTCCAAAAGTGTCGCGACGAAATCAGCTCAACCGATTCCATTAGTACCATTACTACGTACAATTTCTCTTCGCCGTTGTATTCCGGCTCTCCCGTAGTTAACCCTCgtaaatcgctggaggaaactCAAACGCTTATCGGGCAGATTCTGTCGAACCCGGATCAGGACGATCGGATGGAAGACCTGATGGACAGCTGTTGCGGTCGAACCAAGAATTCGGCCGATAGCTCCGCCGACATGGTCATGCGCATGGCCGCTTCGGATAGGGTATTCCTCGGAAGAAACGACCCAAAGTGCCCTCTGCACCGGTGTGACGAATTTGGACAAAGTTCTGCAGCATGCGGGGCGGCACCGGGGGGTTGTGGCGGTGGATGTGGAAGCGGCTTGCCTCTGCCCCGGCCCAATACGGTGGAAGTGGAATCGCCTCAGGCAACTTGTTGCGGAAAGCGGAAGAGTAAGAAAGCGGGAGCTAGGAAAGATAGCACATCCGGAAAACGAAAGAACGGGAAAAAGGATAAAGGTTGTGAGCAAAATCGATgtgcaaaaaaataa